Proteins encoded together in one Rana temporaria chromosome 6, aRanTem1.1, whole genome shotgun sequence window:
- the ASNSD1 gene encoding asparagine synthetase domain-containing protein 1 — MCGICCTVSLCAHVDTSIYQENKKLIRRGPNGSQQLMRSDPTHHYSCYFSGHVLHLRGELTPQPLQDENGNVFLWNGEVFGGIEVLSAANDTFVMFQHLTSCDNEHDLLSVFSKVQGPWAFIYYQRKNRSLWFGRDFFGRRSLLWKFSDDLEEMLSLTSVAESLTDDGHWQEVPASGIFRCDLSTCAQVKSISLTWYPWVSVSETQLPRATVHDEEQKWILNTLPKCVTQLNLGSDGLLVPVSALNTDIPETFSEQKCKTVSLEELQLLISDEHGKNIQLFVNVLSEAVLKRVLNLPRLNRSSSPAPERQVNVAILFSGGIDSMILAALADRHVPLEEPIDLLNVAFMMRAPNRQKAPSKKCSRGKTPSSALTGNQSNPDAVLTDPFNVPDRITGRSGLEELKALCPTRIWNFVEINVTLEELNQMRQKYISQLIYPLNTVLDDSIGCAVWFASRGIGMLQSNGEKKPYNSTSKVVLTGIGADEQLGGYSRHRVRFNKLGYKGLLDELSMELGRISSRNLGRDDRVIGDHGKEARFPFLDENVVSFLNSLPISDKVDLTLPRGLGEKLILRMAAVSLGLGNSSVLPKRAMQFGSRIAKMENSNEKASDKCNRLQTEIID; from the exons ATGTGTGGAATATGTTGTACTGTCAGTTTATGTGCCCATGTGGACACATCCATATATCAGGAAAACAAGAAGCTAATACGAAGAGGCCCTAATGGCAGCCAGCAGCTAATGAGAAGTGATCCCACCCACCATTACAGTTGTTATTTCTCTGGCCATGTACTCCATCTAAGAGGAGAACTGACCCCACAGCCTCTGCAGGATGAAAACGGCAATGTTTTTCTTTGGAATGGAGAAGTTTTTGGAGGAATTGAAGTTTTGTCTGCAGCCAACGATACCTTTGTAATGTTTCAGCATTTAACCTCTTGTGATAATGAGCATGACCTATTGTCAGTCTTCTCTAAGGTGCAAGGACCTTGGGCTTTTATTTACTATCAAAGAAAAAATCGCAGCCTTTGGTTTGGAAGAGATTTTTTTGGTCGACGAAGTCTCTTATGGAAATTTAGTGATGATCTGGAAGAAATGTTGAGTCTGACTTCCGTGGCAGAATCCCTGACCGATGACGGTCATTGGCAGGAAGTCCCAGCATCAGGGATTTTCAGGTGTGACCTGAGTACCTGTGCCCAGGTAAAATCCATATCACTGACATGGTATCCTTGGGTGTCTGTATCAGAAACGCAGCTTCCTAGAGCAACCGTACACGATGAGGAACAAAAATGGATTTTAAACACCCTCCCAAAATGTGTAACTCAACTAAATCTTGGAAGTGATGGACTCCTTGTGCCAGTTTCTGCATTGAACACAGACATTCCTGAAACATTTTCAGAACAGAAATGTAAGACAGTAAGTTTAGAAGAACTTCAATTGTTGATTTCTGATGAACACGGGAAAAATATTCAGttgtttgtaaatgttttaaGTGAAGCTGTGCTGAAACGAGTTCTGAACCTTCCACGCTTAAATCGGTCATCGTCTCCAGCGCCTGAAAGACAAGTAAATGTTGCCATACTTTTTTCTGGTGGAATTGACTCTATGATTTTAGCTGCACTTGCAGATCGCCATGTTCCACTTGAGGAACCCATTGACCTTTTAAATGTAGCTTTTATGATGCGAGCCCCAAATCGGCAGAAGGCACCTTCGAAAAAATGCAGTCGAGGGAAAACTCCAAGCTCTGCGTTAACAGGAAACCAATCTAATCCTGATGCTGTGCTGACAGATCCCTTTAATGTCCCCGATCGAATAACCGGCAGATCTGGTTTGGAGGAGCTTAAAGCCTTGTGTCCAACAAGAATATGGAATTTTGTAGAAATAAATGTCACTCTGGAGGAACTGAATCAAATGAGGCAAAAGTATATATCTCAGTTGATCTATCCATTGAACACCGTACTTGATGATAGTATTGGCTGTGCTGTTTGGTTTGCTTCTAGAGGAATAGGTATGCTGCAAAGTAATGGAGAGAAGAAACCATACAACAGCACTTCTAAG GTTGTGCTGACTGGTATTGGTGCAGATGAACAGCTTGGTGGTTACTCTCGTCATAGAGTCAGATTCAATAAGTTGGGATACAAGGGTCTTCTTGATGAGCTGAGTATGGAATTGGGACGCATCTCCTCTAGAAACCTTGGGCGGGATGACCGAGTTATTGGTGACCATGGCAAAGAAGCAAG gtttccaTTCCTTGATGAAAATGTGGTCTCATTTCTAAACTCTTTGCCAATCTCAGACAAAGTGGACTTAACATTGCCCAGAGGACTTGGTGAAAAATTAATTTTGCGCATGGCAGCTGTGAGTTTAGGACTTGGTAACTCCTCCGTCCTGCCAAAAAGAGCAATGCAGTTTGGATCCAGGATTGCAAAAATGGAAAACAGTAATGAAAAAGCTTCAGACAAATGCAACAGACTTCAGACAGAAATCATTGATTGA